From the Oleiharenicola lentus genome, one window contains:
- the nirK gene encoding copper-containing nitrite reductase, whose amino-acid sequence MKTSRVIPAALLALVLAAPAFASEGPTDAKGPVLLPPDVQALPVEQAILTAPPHVPPPIKRKHAARVVVNLEVREVVMRIADGAEYTFWTYGGSVPGSFIRIREGDVVEFTLNNHPSSKLPHNIDLHAVTGPGGGAASTFTAPGHGSKFTFKALNPGLYVYHCATAPVPMHIGNGMYGLILVEPKDGLPSVDKEFYVMQGEFYTQGGFGASGLQTFDMAKSIDEHPTYVLFNGSVGALVGDKALDTKVGDHVRVYFGVGGPNLTSSFHVIGEIFDKVWTEGGMKYAQEHVQTTMVPSGGSAILEFKMDVPGTYVLVDHSLSRAFNKGALGMLKASGPEDRVIYSGKEIDAVYFGAAAEEGSASARREAELKAKIAAEIKSNPAIASLTKEVQLERGKQVYMASCFACHLPDGKGMANVFPPLAGSDYLKADRDRAIRIVLKGLTGPVTVNGVNYNSAMPPQPLTDEQVADVLTYVTNSWGNEGPATTVDDVRRVKNETH is encoded by the coding sequence ACCGATGCCAAGGGCCCGGTCCTGCTGCCGCCCGACGTGCAGGCCCTGCCGGTCGAGCAGGCCATCCTCACCGCGCCACCCCACGTGCCGCCACCGATCAAGCGCAAGCACGCTGCGCGCGTCGTCGTTAACCTCGAGGTGCGTGAGGTCGTCATGCGCATCGCCGACGGCGCCGAATACACCTTCTGGACCTACGGCGGCTCCGTGCCCGGCTCGTTCATCCGCATCCGCGAGGGCGATGTCGTGGAGTTCACGCTCAACAACCACCCGTCCTCGAAGCTCCCGCACAACATCGACCTTCACGCCGTCACGGGCCCCGGCGGCGGCGCGGCCTCGACCTTCACCGCGCCGGGCCACGGCTCGAAGTTTACTTTCAAGGCCCTCAACCCCGGCCTCTACGTCTATCACTGCGCGACAGCGCCCGTGCCCATGCACATCGGCAACGGCATGTATGGCTTGATCCTCGTCGAGCCGAAGGACGGCCTGCCGTCCGTGGACAAGGAGTTCTACGTCATGCAGGGCGAGTTCTACACTCAGGGCGGCTTCGGCGCCTCCGGCCTGCAGACTTTCGACATGGCGAAGTCCATCGATGAACACCCCACCTATGTCCTCTTCAACGGCTCGGTCGGCGCACTCGTCGGCGACAAGGCCCTGGACACCAAGGTCGGCGACCACGTGCGCGTCTATTTCGGCGTGGGCGGTCCCAACCTTACCTCCTCGTTCCACGTCATCGGCGAAATTTTCGACAAGGTCTGGACCGAGGGCGGCATGAAATACGCCCAGGAACACGTGCAGACGACGATGGTCCCCTCGGGCGGTTCGGCCATCCTTGAGTTCAAGATGGACGTGCCCGGCACCTACGTGCTCGTGGACCACTCGCTCAGCCGCGCGTTCAACAAGGGTGCGCTCGGCATGCTCAAGGCCTCCGGTCCCGAGGACCGCGTGATCTACTCCGGCAAGGAGATCGACGCCGTTTATTTCGGTGCCGCCGCCGAAGAGGGTTCCGCCTCCGCCCGGCGCGAGGCCGAGCTGAAGGCGAAGATCGCGGCCGAGATCAAATCCAACCCCGCCATCGCCAGCCTCACCAAGGAGGTGCAGCTCGAGCGCGGCAAGCAGGTCTATATGGCCAGCTGCTTCGCCTGCCACCTGCCCGACGGCAAGGGCATGGCCAACGTCTTCCCGCCGCTCGCCGGTTCCGACTACCTCAAGGCCGACCGCGACCGCGCGATCCGCATCGTGCTCAAGGGCCTCACCGGCCCGGTCACCGTCAACGGCGTGAACTACAACAGCGCCATGCCGCCGCAACCGCTCACCGACGAGCAGGTCGCCGACGTGCTCACCTACGTGACGAACAGCTGGGGCAACGAAGGCCCCGCCACCACCGTGGACGACGTCCGCCGCGTGAAGAACGAGACACACTAA
- a CDS encoding formylglycine-generating enzyme family protein: MTATVRRVRPPVCGSALCNVIRYTCAGVALLVLTGVALGGSEIENPNSKIENAAMRMVPSGTYVPLQRSTKDPEQVPVAAFRLDTAPVTNADFLAFVTANPKWRRSAVSRLFADTSYLEHWTGDLEPGLRAPLDAPVVRVSWFAARAYARWSGKRLPSTAEWELAAAAGYTTAFGKNEPDFNRDLYAWLARPVPEVLPSVATAKPTLHGVRGLHGLVWEWVDDFNTAMVTGESRADTGLERDLFCGAGAAGAKETSDYAAFMRSALRASLKANNTTTSLGFRCAASLR, from the coding sequence ATGACTGCCACCGTCCGCCGCGTCCGCCCTCCCGTCTGCGGCTCCGCCCTGTGTAACGTAATACGTTACACATGTGCCGGGGTGGCGCTCTTGGTGTTGACGGGCGTGGCCTTGGGTGGATCGGAAATCGAAAATCCTAATTCAAAAATCGAAAATGCCGCCATGCGGATGGTGCCGTCCGGCACCTATGTGCCCCTCCAACGCTCGACCAAGGACCCCGAGCAGGTGCCCGTCGCCGCCTTCCGGCTCGACACCGCGCCCGTCACCAACGCCGACTTCCTCGCCTTCGTCACTGCCAACCCGAAGTGGCGTCGCTCCGCCGTGAGCCGGCTTTTCGCCGACACCTCCTATCTGGAGCACTGGACCGGCGACCTCGAGCCCGGCTTGCGCGCTCCGCTCGACGCCCCCGTCGTGCGCGTGTCGTGGTTCGCCGCGCGCGCCTACGCCCGCTGGTCCGGCAAGCGCCTGCCCAGCACCGCCGAGTGGGAACTCGCCGCCGCCGCCGGCTACACCACCGCCTTCGGCAAGAACGAACCCGACTTCAACCGCGACCTCTACGCCTGGCTCGCCCGCCCGGTGCCGGAGGTGCTGCCCTCGGTCGCCACCGCCAAGCCCACGCTCCACGGCGTGCGCGGCCTGCACGGTCTCGTGTGGGAATGGGTGGACGACTTCAACACCGCCATGGTCACCGGTGAATCGCGCGCCGACACCGGTCTGGAGCGCGACCTCTTCTGCGGCGCCGGAGCCGCCGGGGCGAAGGAGACGAGCGACTACGCCGCCTTCATGCGCTCCGCCCTTCGTGCCTCCCTGAAAGCCAACAACACCACCACCTCGCTCGGCTTCCGCTGCGCGGCTTCTCTCCGATGA